The sequence below is a genomic window from Sorangiineae bacterium MSr12523.
GCTGGAGGTAGTTGAACCCGATGACGGCCCAATGGTGGGCCTCCGCGGTCCGGATGAACGCGATGCGCATCTGCGGGCAGTCTTCGAGGCGGTAGCCTTCGGCCCGCGCATGGGCGATGTACGCGTGCAGCCGGGGCTCCACCTCCGCCGGGGGCACGTCCCGCCAATCGAGTTCTTCGATGGGCGCGGGCGCACTCGTGTGCACGATCTGCACGTAACGTCCGTCGCCGGTGCGCGTCTTGGCGAACGAGGTGCGAAGGGCAGGGTGGCGGTCGATGAGGGTCTGCCACGCACGCGTAAAGGCGGCGGTGTCGAGCCCAGGGATCGGAATGGCGCCGAACAGCGCATAGAGCCCCGGCTCCGGGTTGGTCTCCCGCTGCGCCAGCAGGTATGCCTGGCCAGGCGAGGCCGGGTAGATGTCTTCCACTGCGATGTTCGTCGTGTCGACGTCGAACGAAGCTCGGGTCCAGGTGGGTCGATCGAGCGCGGACGCCGCTGGTTCGTGCTGCAGGGTCGCGGCCAATTCCGCGATGGTCTGATTTCGAAAGAGGTGCTCCACGGTGAGGTTCAAACCGGCGCGCCGGGCGCGGGCGACCGCTTGAATGCTGCGGATCGAATCGCCTCCCAAGGCGAAGAAGTTGTTCGCGGTTCCCACGGACTCGAGCCCGAGGGTCTCGGCCCAGATGCCGGCCAACGTCTCTTCGATCGGCGAGCGCGGGGCCACGTACACCACCTCCGCGTCCGCCAGCGTCGGTGCGGGCTCCGGAAGCGCGGACCGGTCGACCTTTCCATGCGAGCCGATGGGAATGGCGTCCAGCAGCACGAACGTCGGCGGGATCATGAAATCGGGCAGGATGCGCTGCAGGCCCTTTTTCCAGCCCGGAACCAGTACCGCGGCGAGTCGCTGGCGAAGCGGGTGTGTCCCCAGCTCGGCATCGGCCGACGGCCTGGGACCGAAAAAGCCCGCCGCGACGCCAGGCTCGCGGAAGCGCACGTCGAAGTAGCCGGGAGCGTCGTCGCGGCCGAGAAGGTCGACCTCGTAGCCCATCTCCTCGCCGAGGGCGAAGAGATCCTCGGGGTCGACGGGCACCGCATCGCTCTCGTGTGCCTCGCGGAAAAACGCAGCGAGCCGCGCATCGAGCAGGTGCGTGCACGAAAGCCGCGCCGGCCGGTTCGAGGCGAGGCAACGGTGGATGTCCTCGACGGCGCGCAGCTCGTCGTGCACCTCGTCGTTCGCCTCCAGCTCGGGCGCACCCTCGGCTTCGCCCCGCCGCAAGATCACGTCGTAACGAAACTGGGTCAACTCGTTCCGATGGCGCCCGCGTTTGCTCAGGATGCGCTCGCACACCAGCGCTTCGAGTCCGGTGAAGAACGCGGGGGCGATGACCAGCTCGTTCTCCGTGGCCATCGCGTGGCGGATGCGCCGTTGGATCTCCTCGCTCGAGCGGGACGCCGGCGCTTTGGCGATCTGCACCGAGCGGTGAAACGTCTCGAGAAGCGGCAAGCTGCGCACGTCGCCCACGAAAATCGCCCCGCCGGGCCGCAGCGCGCGGGCAGCCTTTGACAGAACGTCGCGCAGGTAATCGAGGCTCGGGAAGTACTGGACGACCGAATTCAGGATGATGACGTCGTACGCTTCCGGCTCGCTCGGGAAGGCGTTGGCCTCGGCCTGCGACAAGGTCACGCCCTGGAGACCGCGCGCGCGCACCTCGCGCTCCAAGGCTTCGATGGCCACCGCGGAGATGTCCGTCGCATGGTAGGCGGCGCACTCGGGGGCGAGGCGCAGCAGAAAGAGCCCGGTGCCGCAGCCCAACTCCAGGACCCGCGAGGGACGCAGCGCTCGGATGCGCGTGACCGTCGTGTCGACCCACTCCTGCATGGCCTCGTCGGGCAACGGCTCGCCCGTGTAGCTGCTGTTCCAGCCGCTGAAGTCCTGCTCGGGCCGCGATGCACGCGGCGCGCGATAGGTATCGTCGAAGGCTACACTCCAGTTTTGCACGTGCTCGAGACGTCCGGTCCGCGCATCGTTTGCATCGCGATCCGGCACGACATACGCCGCCAAGGACTGGCGCCCGGCGTCTGCGCGCGCCATCACCACGGCATCTTTGACCATCGGCTGCTGGCGCAATGCGGCCTCGATTTCGCCCAGCTCGATGCGGAAGCCGCGAACCTTGACCTGGTCGTCGAGCCGCCCGAGAAACTCGATCATCCCGTCGTGGCGGTACCGTGCCAAATCGCCGGTGCGGTACAAGTGCCGCCCCTCCTCGGCGGCAAACGGATCGCGCGGGAACTTCTCGGCGGTGAGCTCCGGTCGATTCAAATAGCCGAGCGCCACACCCGCGCCGCCGATGCAAAGCTCGCCCGGCCTGCCCGTGGGCACGGGCTCGAGGTGCTCGTCCACGATGTAAATCTGCGTGTTCCCGATGGGGCGCCCGATCGGCACCACGGGCCGGCTCGCGTCCTTTTGGCACGCCCAGAACGTGGCCTCGATGGAAATCTCCGTCGGGCCATACATGTTGTGGAGCTCGATGCTCGAAGGCATGCGCTCGTAGAACTGCTCCATGAGCGCGTACGAGAGCGCTTCACCGCTCGCAAAGACGCGGCGCAAGGAGCGGCAGTTCGGCGCGTCGGGATCCTCCAGAAAGACCTGGAGCATCGACGCCACGAAGTGCAACGTGGTGATGCGTTCGCGCTGGCAGAGCTGCGCCAGGTACGTCGCGTCCTTGTGACCTCCCGGGCGGGCCATCACCAGGCAGCCGCCCACCGACAGCGTCTGGAAGATCTCCAGGAGCGACACGTCGAACGTGAAGGGCGTCTTCTGCACGACGCGATCGGCGGCGGTGAGCGGGTACTGCGCCTGCATCCACAAGATCGTGTTCACGATGTTGCGATGCCGGATCAGGACGCCCTTTGGATTTCCCGTCGAACCGGAGGTGTACATGACGTACGCGAGATGCTCCCGCGTTGTCTTGCGCGGCGGCGCATCGGCACGCGCGCCCGCAGGTTCGTCACCGATGATCCGCACGGGCGCGCCCACGTCGGGCACCTGCGAAGAAAGATGCGCCTGCACGAGCACGACCCGCACCGCCGCATCCCGCAGCATGAAGGCCTGCCGATCCGCGGGGTACGTCGGATCGATGGGAACGTAGCCTCCGCCGGCCTTCAGAATCGCCAGCATGCCGATGATCATGGCCAGCGACCGCTCGACGCACAGGCCGACGAACACGTCGGGCCCGACGCCCAGCTCGACGAGTTCGTGCGCCAGATGGTTGGCACGGGCATCCAGCTCGGCGTACGTGAGCTCCCGATCCTCGAACCGAAGGGCAATGGCCGAGGGGTCTTCGGCGGCGCGTGCTTCGATCAGCTCGTGAAGGAGCTTCTCCTTGCCGGGATAATCGGCATGCGTGGCATTCCACTGGACGACGAGGCGCTCGCGTTCGCCCGGGGCGAGGATGGGCAACTGCGATAGCTTGCGGCCGGGATCCGCGACGATGCCGCCGAGCAGCACCTCGAAGTGATCCATGAGCCGCTCGCACGTGTCGCGATCGAAAAGGTCGCCGTCGTACTCCAGCGCCGCCGCCAGGCCGCTCTCGTTGCCCGCCATGGAGAGCCAGAGATCGAACTTCGACGAGCCGTTGTAGATCTCGATGGGGTCGAGCTCCAGCCCGGACTCGGGCAGGCGGTGCGGCTCGGGGGCCTGCGGGTGGAAGATCGTGAGGACCAGATCTTCGTCCAGGTGCGAGAGCGCCGAAATAGGTGCATTCTGCAAGACGAAGCCGACCTGGAAGAGCGGGTTGTAACTCATGTCCCGCGCCGCCTGGTACTCGTTGACCAAGAGCTCGAAGGGGATCTCCTGATGGTCGGCCGCCTCGCTCACGGTGGTGCGCACCCTTCCGAGGAGCTCGCGGAAGGTGGGATCGCTTCCCAGATCGGTGCGCAGGACGACGGTGTTGGCAAAGAAGCCGAAGAGCGGTTCCACCTCGGGACGCGAGCGCCCTGCGTGCGTGGAGCCGATGAGAATGTCCGTCTGCCCCGTGTAGCGCAGGAGAAGGACCTTGAACGCGCTCAGAAGCGTCATGAACGGGGTGACGCCTTCGCGCTGGCTCAAACGGGTCAGCGCGGTGGAAAGCTCGGCATCGAGCCGGCGCCGCACGAGGCCTCCGGTGTACGACTTCTGCGGCGGGCGGGCGCGATCGCCTTGAACGTCGAGCAGCGGTGGAACCTTGCCCAACTTGGATTTCCAGTAGGCCAGGTGGCGTGCGAACGCAGGGCCCCGGACCTGCTCGTGCTGCGCGCGGGTGAAATCCGCATAGCGCATGGGAAGCGGGGGAAGCGGTGACGGGCGATGGCGTGCGAACGCTGGATAGAGCGCACCGAGCTCGCGAATGAGAAGGCCGAACGACCACGTGTCGCTCACGATGTGGTGACCATTGAGGACGAGCAGGTGCTCGCGTTCGGCGAGCCGGAGCAGCCGCGCCGAAAAGAGCGGCCCTTCGACGAGGTCGAACGCGCGCTGTGCTTCGTCGCGGATCCATGCGACGGCGCGAGCCTGGCGATTCGAGCGCTCCTCGTGCGAGATGTCGTCCACCTGGAGAAGGGGACCGCGCACGACGACGATGCGTTGCACGGGCCGGCCATCGACGGCCGGGAAGGTGGTGCGCAGAGGCTCGTGGCGCTGCACGATTTCCGCGAGGCAGCGTTCGAGCACGGCGACGTCGAGCTTTCCGTGCAGCAAAAAGCCGAGCGGCTGCGTGTACACGTCGTGGCGGGGCAGGAGCTGCTCGAGAAACCACAGCCTCTGCTGCGTGAACGAGAGCGGGGCAGGCGTGCCGTCGGGTTCGCGTCGGACGGCGGCGACGGCGGGCTTCGCAGGCTTGGCGTGCCGGAGTCGTTCGAGCAGCTTTTGCTGTGCCGGCGAAAGGGTGCGTTCACTCATGGCGAGGCGTTCTCCAGGGGCGAGTGGGCGAGCTCGTGCTCGATCTGGTCGTCGGAAAGGGCGGCCACACGCTCGAGCAGGAGGGCTTCGATCCGCGAAGCGGTGTGGGCGACCGTCGGGTTTGCGAGCATGTCGGCCAGCGGGACCTCGACGTCGAACGTGTCGGCAAGGCGCAGAAGGATCTGCGTGGCCATCAGCGATTGGCCCCCGAGCTCGAAAAAGCTGTCGTGGAGGCCCGGCGCCGTGCCGAGAATCTCGGCCCACACGCCGGCCACGGCGCTTTCGATCGGGCCCATGCCCTCGCCCGCCGCCTCGAAGGACGCGGTAGGCTGCGGCTTCGCGGTGTCGGGCACGGGCAGGACCGGACGGGCCTCGAGCCAGAATCGCTGGCGTTGAAAGGCGTACGTGGGAAGGTTCACGCGGCGCGCTTCGTACGGCTGGAAAAAGGCTTTCCAATCGACCGCGCACCCGCGTGCGTGCAGCTCGCCGAGAGACAGCAAGAGGCGCTCGATGTGTCCTTCGTCCTGCCAGAGCGAGCCCACGGCGGCGGCATGGCCGGCGTTGCGGTCTTCCAGGGTCTCCTGCAGCGGCAGCACGAGCACCGGATGCGCGCTGATCTCGACGAAGAAGCGGTACCCTTCGGCGAGCAAGCTCTGGGTGGCCGCCTCGAAGAGCGCAGGCCGCTCGAGCGCCTCGATCCAGTAGCGGGCGTCGAGTGCGGCGCCGTCGATTTTCGTCCCTTTCACCGAGGAGTACAGCGGGATGCGCTCGGGTTGCGGGCGGATGCCTTCGAGTCCGGCGACGGCCGGGTCGAGGTGTGCCGGCAAGGCCATGGCTTCGGCCGCGAGCTTCAGGGCGAAGATCTGGTTCGACTCGAGCGCGCGAAGCAGGGCCTCGATGTCGTCCGAAGGTCCAGCGACGATGCAGGAGCGGGGTGCGTTGATGGCGGCGACGCGCACGCGCGTGCCGAACGGAGCGAGGTACGGCGCGAGCTCGGCGTGTGGGAGATCGACGGAGGCCATGCGGTCGCGCCCTGCGAAGAGCGCGCGCAAACGGCTGCGGGAAGCGACAATCGCGGCGGCATCCTCCAGCGAGAGCGCGCCGGCCACGTACGCGGCGACAATCTCGCCGTCGCCGTGCCCCACGACCGCATCGGGCGTGATGCCCATCGAGCGCCAATGCGCGGCGAGGGCGACGGCCATGGAGAAGGACCTGGATTCCGTGTCCTGCGTGGGAAATGCGCGCGCGCAGGCCTCGAGTTGCTCGCGGAAGGCCGGCGAGCTTTCGAGCAGCGAATGCGTCACGTCCGGCCACGGCGAGCCCCGCCCCGGGAACACGAAGACGATGTCCGCTCCCTCGCGGCGCTCGCCGGTGCTTTGCTCCACGGCGGCGTTCGACGGAACCTCCCCGCGGCCGATGGCCTCGAGGCCGGCCATGGCCTGCTCGCGATCGCAAACGACGAGCGCGGCGCGATGCTTGAAGTGCGTGCGCGTGGTGGCGAGCGCGCAGGCGACGTCGGTGAGTTCGAGCTCGGGGTGCGCGGCCAGGTGCGCGTGGAGCCGTTCGGCCTGGGCTCGCAGCGCGGGCGCGGTCTTGCCCGAAATGACGAGCGGCACGGCCTTCGCCGACGGGCCGACGCGCGGGACGCGTGGGTCGCGATCCAGGGCCGGTGCCTCCTCCAGGACGACGTGCGCATTCGTCCCGCTGATGCCGAACGAGGAGACGCCCGCCCGCCGGGGGCGCTCGGCGACGTTGGTCCAGGCGACGGGCTCGTGGAGGAGCCGAATGGCCCCCGACGACCAATCGATGTGCGGCGAAGGGCTTTCCGCGTGCAGCGTCTTGGGCAAAACGCCGTTTTGCATGGCCAGCACCATCTTGATGACGCCACCCACACCGGCGGCCGCCTGGGTGTGGCTCACGTTGGATTTGAGGCTCCCCAGCCAGAGCGGCATCTCCTTCGAGTGCGCGCGGCCGTAGGTCGCAAAGAGCGCCTGCGCCTCGATGGGATCGCCCAACGTGGTGCCGGTGCCGTGGGCCTCGACGGCGTCGATGGCCTCGGGGCCGAGGCGGGCGCTTTCGAGCGCCTGGCGAATGACGCGCTCCTGCGCGGGACCATTGGGGGCCGTCGGCCCTTGGCTTTTGCCGTCCTGATTGACCGCCGAGCCGCGGACGACCGCCAGGATCGGGTGCCCATTCCGCTTCGCGTCGGAGAGGCGCTCGAGCAGGAGCATGCCCGCGCCCTCACCGAGCCCCGAGCCGTTCGCGTCCGCCGAGAACGCCCGGCATCGTCCATCGGGTGAGAGGCCGCGCTGGCGGCTCAGTGCCGTGAAGCCGCCCGGCGTGGCCATGACCGTGACGCCGCCCGCGAGGGCGAGCGAGCATTCGCCCTGGCGCAACGCCTGGCAGGCCAGGTGAATCGCCACGAGCGACGAGCTGCAGGCCGTGTCGATGGTGACGGTCGGCCCCTGCAGGCCAAAGGTGTACGCGATGCGGCCCGAGGCCATGCTTCCCGAGCTGCCCATTCCGACGTACCCCTCGAGCCCATCGGGCACATCGACCAACCTCGCCCCGTAGTCGTTGTAGACCACGCCGACGAAGATGCCGGTCTGCGAGCCGGTGAGGGTCGTGGGGTCGACCCCTGCGCGCTCGAAGGTCTCCCACGAGATCTCCAGGAGCAGGCGCTGCTGCGGGTCGATGACCAGCGTCTCGCGCGGGCTGATGCCGAAGAACGTGGGGTCGAAGTGATCGGCGTCGTAGAGAAAGCCCCCGCGCCGCGTGGAACTCTTTCCCTTGGCGTCGGGATCCGGATCGTAGAGCGCTTCGACGTCCCACCCGCGGTTGTCGGGCAAGTCGGAGACCGCGTCGCGGCCTTCGCGCAGAAGGTCCCACAGCTCCTCGGGCGAGCGCACGCCGCCGGGCATGCGGCAGGCCATGGCCACGATGGCAATCGGCTCCCGTGCCTTCTCCTCGAGCTGCTGCGCGTAGGCCTTCGCGGCATGCAGCTCGTGCGTCATGCGCCGGAGGTATTCGGTGAGCTTGGCTTCACTAACTGCTGACATTGGCGGAGTCTCCGAACGTCTTGTCGATGAGGCGAAGGAGCTCGTCGGCACTGGCCGCGTCGACCTCCTGGGTGAACGTCGCGTCGGTGGAAAGACGAGGGCCGGTCCACTTCTGCAGGAGCGCCTGCAGCCGAACGGTGATCGCCTGGCGGGTGCTCTCGTTCGCGTGGAGCGCCACCAGCTTGCTCTCCACGTCGTCGAGGGCGCTGGCGGTGGCGTCGTGGGGTTCGTCGGGCAGCAGCCGCTCGAGCAAGACCTTGGCCAGGGCCGCGGGCGTGGGATGGTCGAAGAGGAGCGTGGCCAGAAGACGCAACCCCGTCGCCGCGGAGAGGCGGTTGCGCAGCTCGATGGCCATGAGCGAGTCGAGGCCGAGCTCCTGCAACGGGCGATGCGAATCGAGGGCCTCCGGCGATGCGAGGCCGAGCACCGTGGCGACTTCACCGCGAACGAGGTCGAGCAAGGTGCGGCTGCGCGCCTCGGGCGTGAGGGCGCCGAGTCGCTGCCGCAACGAGGAGGCGTCGGCGATGCGCCCCGCGAGGCGGCGTGAGGCCCGGGCGCGCACGAGGCCTCGGAGCAACGGGCTGAGCGCGTCGCCCTGCCGGCCGAGTGCCACCGCATCGAAGCGCGCCGGGACGATGACCGCGTCGGGGGAGGCGAGCGCACCGTCGAAGAGCAAGAGCCCTTCACCGGATTCGAGCGAGCGCAGTCCACCGCGGGCCATGCGCTGGAGATCGGCGCGGGTGAGGTGCGCGGTCATCCCGGTTTCGTTCGCCCAGTGGCCCCAGTCCAGGGAGAGCGCGGCGCGTCCGCGGCCCCGGCGATGGTGCGCCAGCGCGTCGAGAAACGCGTTCGCCGCCGCATAGTTGCCCTGGCCTGGGCTTCCCAACACGCCGGAAAGCGAGGAGAAGAGAACGAAGGCCGCCAGATCGAGCGATGCGGTGAGCTCGTGCAGGTTCACGGCACCATCGAGCTTCGTGCGCAGAACGGAATGGACCTTCGCCGGGGCGAGCGAGCCGACGACCCCGTCGTCCAGGGTGCCCGCGGCATGCACCACCGCGCTCAGCGGCCGCTCGCGGGGAACCGCCGCGAGGAGCGCTTGCAGCGCCGAGCGATCGGCCACGTCGCACGCGGCCAGCGTGACGGACGCGCCTGCGGCTTCGAGCTCGCGTTGCAGCTCCTCGGCGCCGGGGGCGCGCGCGCCCTGGCGTGACGTGAGCAGAAGATGCTTCACACCGTGGGCTTCGACGAGATGGCGCGCCAAAAGGGACCCGAGCGTGCCGGTGCCGCCGGTGACGAGCACGGTGCCGTCGCGGTTCCAGGCCTGCGGAATGGTCAGAACGAGTTTGCCGATGTGGCGCGCCTGCGCGATGGTGCGGAAGGCACGAGGCGCGTGACCCACGTCCTGCACCGTGATGGGCAGGGGATGCAAGGTGCCGCGCTGGAACCACGCGAGAAGGGTGGACAGCATCCGTCCGATGCGCTCGGGGCCCGCCTCGGCGAGGTCGAAGGCGCGGTAGGCCACGCCGGGGTGCGTTTGGGCGACGGCGTCTGGATCGCGAATGTCGCTCCGGCCCATTTCGATGAAGCGACCGCCGCGCGGAAGAAGGCGGAGCGATGCATCGACGAACTCGCGTGCGAGGCTGTCGAGCACGACGTCCATCCCGCGCCCTTGGGTGGCGTCGAGGAATTGCGCCTCGAAGTCGAGCGTGCGCGACGAGGCAATGTGCGCGTCGTCGAATCCGAGCGCGCGCAAGGTTTCCCATTTGCCCGGGCTCGCGGTGGCGAATACCTCGGCGCCGATGTGGCGCGCGATCTGCGTGGCGGCCATGCCCACGCCGCCGGTGGCCGCATGAACGAGAAGGCGCTCGCCGGGTTGAAGCCGCCCGAGCTCCACCAACGCGTAGTAGGCGGTGAGAAAGACTGCCGGCACGCTGGCCGCCTGGGCGAAGGTCCACCCCTCGGGGATCGGCGCGAGGACGCGATGATCCGTGACGGCGACGGGCGCGAATGCCGCGGGAACGAGGCCCATGACGCGATCGCCCGGCGCAAACGTCGCGACGTCCGGGGCGACTTCGAGCACCACGCCGGCGCCCTCTCCGCCGAGCGGCCCCGCGCCCGGGTACATGCCCAGTGCATTGAGCGCATCGCGGAAATTGAGCCCTGCCGCACGCACGGCGATGCGCACCTGGCCTTCACGCAGCGGCTCGAGGGCCTCGGGGTGCGCCACCAGCGTGAGGCTGTCCAGGGTTCCACGGGTCGGGGCATCAAGGCGCCACGCCGGTTCGGGAGGCACCGTGAGAACGTCCTTGCTGCGCGCGGGCTCGAGCCGGGGCACGAGGATGCGACCCTGACGCAACGCGAGTTGCAACTCCGGCGCCTCGAGGGCGGCGGGCAGAGAAAGACGCGACGCTTCCGTGCCGTCGGTGTCGACGAGGCGAATGACGCGGTCCGCGTTCTCGATCTGCGCGGAGCGGACCAGTCCCCAAAGGGGCGCGTGGACGAGATCCACGTCGTCCTGCGGCGAGGTGGCGATGGCACCGTGGGTGAGCACCACGAGCTGCGTGGCGGCGAGGCGCTCGTCGGTGAGCCACGTCTGCAGCACGGAGAGCGCCCGCACCGTCGCTTCGTGGGCTGCTGGGATGACCTCCGTCGCCGCGCTC
It includes:
- a CDS encoding amino acid adenylation domain-containing protein; this translates as MSERTLSPAQQKLLERLRHAKPAKPAVAAVRREPDGTPAPLSFTQQRLWFLEQLLPRHDVYTQPLGFLLHGKLDVAVLERCLAEIVQRHEPLRTTFPAVDGRPVQRIVVVRGPLLQVDDISHEERSNRQARAVAWIRDEAQRAFDLVEGPLFSARLLRLAEREHLLVLNGHHIVSDTWSFGLLIRELGALYPAFARHRPSPLPPLPMRYADFTRAQHEQVRGPAFARHLAYWKSKLGKVPPLLDVQGDRARPPQKSYTGGLVRRRLDAELSTALTRLSQREGVTPFMTLLSAFKVLLLRYTGQTDILIGSTHAGRSRPEVEPLFGFFANTVVLRTDLGSDPTFRELLGRVRTTVSEAADHQEIPFELLVNEYQAARDMSYNPLFQVGFVLQNAPISALSHLDEDLVLTIFHPQAPEPHRLPESGLELDPIEIYNGSSKFDLWLSMAGNESGLAAALEYDGDLFDRDTCERLMDHFEVLLGGIVADPGRKLSQLPILAPGERERLVVQWNATHADYPGKEKLLHELIEARAAEDPSAIALRFEDRELTYAELDARANHLAHELVELGVGPDVFVGLCVERSLAMIIGMLAILKAGGGYVPIDPTYPADRQAFMLRDAAVRVVLVQAHLSSQVPDVGAPVRIIGDEPAGARADAPPRKTTREHLAYVMYTSGSTGNPKGVLIRHRNIVNTILWMQAQYPLTAADRVVQKTPFTFDVSLLEIFQTLSVGGCLVMARPGGHKDATYLAQLCQRERITTLHFVASMLQVFLEDPDAPNCRSLRRVFASGEALSYALMEQFYERMPSSIELHNMYGPTEISIEATFWACQKDASRPVVPIGRPIGNTQIYIVDEHLEPVPTGRPGELCIGGAGVALGYLNRPELTAEKFPRDPFAAEEGRHLYRTGDLARYRHDGMIEFLGRLDDQVKVRGFRIELGEIEAALRQQPMVKDAVVMARADAGRQSLAAYVVPDRDANDARTGRLEHVQNWSVAFDDTYRAPRASRPEQDFSGWNSSYTGEPLPDEAMQEWVDTTVTRIRALRPSRVLELGCGTGLFLLRLAPECAAYHATDISAVAIEALEREVRARGLQGVTLSQAEANAFPSEPEAYDVIILNSVVQYFPSLDYLRDVLSKAARALRPGGAIFVGDVRSLPLLETFHRSVQIAKAPASRSSEEIQRRIRHAMATENELVIAPAFFTGLEALVCERILSKRGRHRNELTQFRYDVILRRGEAEGAPELEANDEVHDELRAVEDIHRCLASNRPARLSCTHLLDARLAAFFREAHESDAVPVDPEDLFALGEEMGYEVDLLGRDDAPGYFDVRFREPGVAAGFFGPRPSADAELGTHPLRQRLAAVLVPGWKKGLQRILPDFMIPPTFVLLDAIPIGSHGKVDRSALPEPAPTLADAEVVYVAPRSPIEETLAGIWAETLGLESVGTANNFFALGGDSIRSIQAVARARRAGLNLTVEHLFRNQTIAELAATLQHEPAASALDRPTWTRASFDVDTTNIAVEDIYPASPGQAYLLAQRETNPEPGLYALFGAIPIPGLDTAAFTRAWQTLIDRHPALRTSFAKTRTGDGRYVQIVHTSAPAPIEELDWRDVPPAEVEPRLHAYIAHARAEGYRLEDCPQMRIAFIRTAEAHHWAVIGFNYLQRDGWSTMLLLEELQTLYAAYSAGSAPSSQEKPGVSPRAYLERVERQDLGASEAFWRAKLQGLRRTTNLVESLGGHAITLADGEPAFAKQHTYLDAATTEKLVAVSREERITLNTLVHGAWALLLAEYTKSQDLVYGALVSGRAPEIPNIEGMVGMLTNILPVRPPSPSRYPTLRAWLRALQNDFLELRRHEHSSLSDVKRWSELPREGHPFESYIVMENVPMAQSVASMLDPASPFTLTQLGFPLRVEVWTGLSPEILFLLHYDRRLFRDGVITSVLRDIERAMAFMTSAMNLPPCLERGERSKTA
- a CDS encoding type I polyketide synthase, with the translated sequence MSAVSEAKLTEYLRRMTHELHAAKAYAQQLEEKAREPIAIVAMACRMPGGVRSPEELWDLLREGRDAVSDLPDNRGWDVEALYDPDPDAKGKSSTRRGGFLYDADHFDPTFFGISPRETLVIDPQQRLLLEISWETFERAGVDPTTLTGSQTGIFVGVVYNDYGARLVDVPDGLEGYVGMGSSGSMASGRIAYTFGLQGPTVTIDTACSSSLVAIHLACQALRQGECSLALAGGVTVMATPGGFTALSRQRGLSPDGRCRAFSADANGSGLGEGAGMLLLERLSDAKRNGHPILAVVRGSAVNQDGKSQGPTAPNGPAQERVIRQALESARLGPEAIDAVEAHGTGTTLGDPIEAQALFATYGRAHSKEMPLWLGSLKSNVSHTQAAAGVGGVIKMVLAMQNGVLPKTLHAESPSPHIDWSSGAIRLLHEPVAWTNVAERPRRAGVSSFGISGTNAHVVLEEAPALDRDPRVPRVGPSAKAVPLVISGKTAPALRAQAERLHAHLAAHPELELTDVACALATTRTHFKHRAALVVCDREQAMAGLEAIGRGEVPSNAAVEQSTGERREGADIVFVFPGRGSPWPDVTHSLLESSPAFREQLEACARAFPTQDTESRSFSMAVALAAHWRSMGITPDAVVGHGDGEIVAAYVAGALSLEDAAAIVASRSRLRALFAGRDRMASVDLPHAELAPYLAPFGTRVRVAAINAPRSCIVAGPSDDIEALLRALESNQIFALKLAAEAMALPAHLDPAVAGLEGIRPQPERIPLYSSVKGTKIDGAALDARYWIEALERPALFEAATQSLLAEGYRFFVEISAHPVLVLPLQETLEDRNAGHAAAVGSLWQDEGHIERLLLSLGELHARGCAVDWKAFFQPYEARRVNLPTYAFQRQRFWLEARPVLPVPDTAKPQPTASFEAAGEGMGPIESAVAGVWAEILGTAPGLHDSFFELGGQSLMATQILLRLADTFDVEVPLADMLANPTVAHTASRIEALLLERVAALSDDQIEHELAHSPLENASP